ACTTCCACACAGGGATTCCGGAAAGAAGGCAAGCGAGGAACCCGCGAATGTCGGGACCACCAGATTGCGGTCGAGCAATCTGTTCCCGCGCTCACACGACGTTTCCGACACCATCAGGCAGGCGTGGCAGGCTGCCCCGTTCAGGATCCCGTGCTCTTCTGCCCGGTGTTCCGCGCAGAGCGGATCCGAGGAGCATACCGTTGCACCCCTGAGAGCCGCCCGCATAAGCGGGCCAAAACGATCCGGCTCCCCCAGTTCCACCAGACCACCAAGGCTGCCTTCCGAATCCGCCACCGCTGTATACAGAAGAATACCAGCCATGGGTTTGTCGGGGTTCGATGAACAATATATCCGTTCCCGGATGGAGCTCGCGGAATAGCCGCAGTCGAGCGACAGCTGCCTGATGAGCATGTGGGCTATGGAATGCAGAAGAACGTACCGTATTCCCGGGAACGCCGCATCAGGTAGTCCCCGCTCCTTGCGCCACAAGGCGTATATGCGTGAGAGATTCCCAGAAAGCGTTTTCACGTCATCACGGTTCTCCCAGGTCCTCAGGGCGTCCTCGTGGAACTCGATGAAAATCCCTTCGCCCTTGGTCTCCACTGCAGGAAGCCAGTCCATGGGTCTGCGGCTCAGTGGAGCTATCTTGATCTCTGCTGCACTGTCGTCGCCGGGCTCCCCCAGGGCATCTATGCGGGTAAAGCCGAGAATGGCGCGGACTTCCCGCAGACGCGTTGCCTGGACGACGCGCGCAAGCCACGGTTCCAGTCCCGGAGGCAGATCCACCTGCCTCGTCTCGAACTCGGTTTTCCCTGTACCCGCCGAAGGTTGCCGGAAGGCCAGCCACTCCTCCCACAGCAAATCTGTCACCGTGCGAAGGGTGCGATTCCTCCTCTCCTGGAGGGCAGACCAGATTTCTTCCGCCGTGAATCGCTCCAGTTCGGGGTAATTCCCCAGCTCAAGGAACATCTCCACCTTCTCGAGGGAGTCGAGCCTGATCATATGCCTTTCATATTTGCCCACGGCTTCCTGGACAGGATTGACCCACGGTGGTATGGAGAGAGCGCTGCGCAGGACCGGGAACCACGCATTGCTTGCTCCTCTGAGAAGCGGTCTCGGCTCCGCGTCGCATCCATCAGGGTCCACATCATCCGTTCCCAGCCATGGTCTGCGGGCCGTGCAGGGTCCGATGGCCGCAGCCCGCTGTTCACCGAACGCGTGTCCCATCGGACGCCTGGCTCCGCAACCTTCACACACAACGAGCAGATCGGAAATAGAGCCGGAAAGCCCGCGATCCACGAGTTTCAGGGGGCCCTGGCAGTCCTGGGCCTGACCTCCATGAACGCAGGTCAGCCACGGGAAATCATCGAGATGGCCATTCGCGCAGGCGACAATAAAACGGGAGGGAAAAGCTACGGCGTTCCCTTTTCCAGGACAACGCGTCTCCTTGCAGAGGAATCTTTGTCTTTTCTGTTCCCAGACGAACTCCTGCCACGGTGCGAGACGTCCGCAACGCGGACAAACCAGCCAGGCCGGAAATATGATCGTTGGAACGCCACCGACGGGTCGCCCGCGATGGTCCACTCGCGAGGCAGGACGATAGAATGCATGCTTGCCAAGGGCTCGCAGCAAACGGGGTTCATCTATCAACTCTTCATCAAGCGGGTTCCAGTAGTCCAGTCCCGCGATAATCACGGAAAGTGTCCGGAGGTCCACGATGGAGCCCGGTCCGAAGGTCGTTATTATCTGGCTTGGCCTTATATCCCCGATGGTGCTCATCCTGGTCACTCCTCCAGAAGGTAGAGTGCTGCACCAGGTTCCACCTCACGCAGCGATGTAGGGGTCTGCCAGAGGCCATCCCCCTCGCTTCCTGCTGGCTGGAGCAGCATCGCAGAACCTTCCGGCGGTTTCCTGTACGGGTTTTCCCAGGAGTACCGGAGGTTGCCTCGTCCGATTGCCCCGACCCACTCGTCAAGGATGGCATCGAGTTCCCTCCTCACGGCTTCCTGGAGGTCCGACCGGCCGGGATCGAGATCCCGTACTCTCGACAAGATGGTCTCGACAATCGCGGCTACTTCAGGTGAACTCCTCGACAATCTTCCGGCTCCATCCTCCTGTTCCATGCCCGGAACACCCAGCCTGCACATGGCAACCATCGCCCCGTGAAGCCCCCGATCCCTGGCCCTGGAGGAAAACGGCGTTACACTTGTGGCCTCTACATGCCTGTAGAGGGTGGCATGGTAGATACCGAATCTCTCGTAGTGCGAAATATCTCTCGGACGGGACCATTTGTAGACGGTGACGATCAGTCCAGGATATCGACGTCCAACCCGGCTTGTGGCCTGGATGTATTCGGATGTCGTCTTCGGCTGTCCGGCCACCACCATCAGTCCCAGCCGGTCCACATCGACGCCCACCGAGATCATGTTTGTCGCCAGGAGCACATCGATGGGGTATGGACTCGAACGTTCCGGCTGGAATGGCAGTTCGAGACGGCCAAGAAGGAAGGGGATCTCGGAAGAATCGATCCGGCTCGTCAGTTCCCTGGTCTCGTAGATCAGCCTGCGCTCGAATCCATATGTGTTCAGCAACTTGAGCCGGGATCGGACGTCATCCTCGACAAGGCGGAGGGCGCCCCCCAGCTCGCGCAGGCTGTTGAAATACCCGACGAGAGTCATGTACGGATCGCTGGCTTCCGGGTTCTCCTTGAAGACCGTCCGCGCTGCAGCAAGCAGGACCGCATAGACCCGGACCAGAGCCGTCTTCATGCTTTTCCCTGGCGAGAAGATCCCGAGGTAGAGTCGCCCGGAAGCATTCTCGAGCGGCTGGGCCTTGGAGAAGTATGAGTCGTCCGCGTCGAGACCTGGCGGAGGGAACACCCTGAGCTGCCTGTTGAAGAGGTTCTTGACCTGCTCTGTTGCCCGTCGGATGGTTGCCGTCGAAGCGACGACCTTCGGACGGACAACAAGGTCTCCCGATCTCCAGCTACACAACCAGTCCACGGCCGTCTCATAGAGACCTACCAGGGTTCCAAGAGGACCGGAGATCAGGTGAAGCTCGTCCTGGATTATCAGTTCGGGGGGAAGCAATCCCGACGAGGGTTCCACTTTCACGGCTTCCAGTCCGCGAACGGCATTGTGCTGGCCGGGGTGCGGCTCCGCAGGACTGAGGAATCCGTGCCGCGGGCAATACCTGTCGACGTTCCCGAAAAGCGCCTGGGTTTCACCCTTCCATGGCATCCTGGCGAACTTGTCGACCGTGGCTATCACGAGCGAAGGCACCAGCCTGTAGATTTCCTCGTCGACAACGACCACCGGGAGCCCCTCGCCGGAACTGTTACGGAATGTGAAATCGCACTCCGGATTGCCGCATCCGACGAGTGTCCTTTCCACGGAACGATCCGCCCTGAAGTTGCGATGGGTAATGGTGTTGCCGCACCACGGGCAGGATACCAGCTGGACAGGATTCCCGGTTGTTGCGGCATTGTTCCGCGCAAGATCCGACAAAGCGATCTCGGAATCCTTGAAACTGTTCGGGGTGGTCCCGCGGCCGACCCACAAGCCGATGCGGAAAGGTTCCTTCCCCCAGCGCTCCGGGTCGCGGCGCCTGATGATTTCGCAGGCGCAGACAAGCGTGGAGGCCCTCTGGAACTGCTGGACCGTGAGCAACCGGAGCGTGTAACGCATGAGGACGGCGGTGCCTGCATCACTCCTCATGCCCTCGACGTCCCCTCTCAATCTGCGGAGAGCGAAGACAAATGCGGCAAGGCCCAGATAGGCCTCCGTCTTCCCCCCGCCGGTAGGGAACCACAAGAGATCAGTAATCCGGCGGTCCTCGTGGGATGGATCGACGATCCCGCGGATGTTCAGAAGTATGAATCCCATCTGGAACGGCCGCCATTCCGGTCTGGGCGTGTGGCCGGGCAGATCCCCACCCGTTTCCCTGGAGGCCACAGCGCGCGTCGAATGGATCCGCTGGAGGTACATGGCTTCGTTGGCGAACTTGAATGCCTCGAGAACCATGGCGTTCTCGCGGATGAGTTCCAGGCCGGCCTTCATCCTTTCGACGGCTTCGCGGCACGATCTGAGGTGTTCCCGCCCTGTCGCCTGGTAATGGCCGGGAAGTCCGGCGATACGGGCTTCATTCTGTTCGATCCATTCCTCGTAACCCTCGATAAGCGGCATCAGCATCTCGCTGATCGCGGAGCCGCTTTCGGCCTTTGCCAGATCCTCCATGAAGAGATTGGCGTCCCCTCCGGCTTCCAGGGATACGACCCTGGGCACTTCCGCCGAGGGTATCAGGGCTGTGCGCAGCAGTCCTGCCCGTCCGCTGTCCACGTGGTTCCATTCGACTGCCACTCCGTGCCCGACCGCGAACTCCAGGGTGTTCCTGAAAAGCAATGCGTTGCTGGCAGCATCAGCGTCACCCATCCTGCCGACATCAAGATGTCTGGCAAGAAAGGGATGGCTTCCTTCCTCCGTACCCGTCACCTCCAGCACGGGCTGGAAAAGCCAGTAATCGTCTTTGCGGCCTCGGGTATCGGGTACTTCTTTCCTGTTGACCAGGAACACGCTGACGGCCCGGAACCCCTTCTGCTCGTGGACTATCCATTCGATGCACACCCCTGGTTCATCAGGGCACTCGATGCGATGCCTGCCACCCGCTGTTGATACATTAATGGTGGCTTCGAAGGACACCGGGGCTCTCTTCCATTTGCCGGTTGTGCTTCCCCCTTCCTCCTTCCCGATGCGGGAATACTTGCCCCAGCGGGCCTTCACGCGTATCCCCTGAACCTCCTCGCTCACGAGGAAGGACATTCCTATGGACGAAGGGTTCAATGACTGCCCAAGAGGTGCGCCTCGTTCCGCTTCTCCCGTTTCCTCGTCCTCTTCGAGGGTTTCCACGTCGTCATCTTCTTCGGGATCTATGCCGGTACCAACCGGTGCGAGCATGCCAAGCAGATAGCGTGAAGTCGGGGCCTCTGACAGTTCTTCCGTTTCCCCGCCCACCGGTCCGAGCAGCTCAAGTCCGAGCAACTCAACGATACGTTGCCTGGCCTCCTCAACAGTCATTGTCCGCCTCCCCGCTGTCGAGCGACTATTTCAGAAAGCGAAGCTACCGATATCCATGGGCGTTTGCGATGAAGCATCCGGTGACAATTGGGACATACGAGAGCAAGGTCACCCAGGCGGGTCCGGCTCTCCGCTGACAGTTCAGATACAGGAATGTTGTGGTGACATTCAATATAGCCGCGCCCAAGTTCTCCATATGTCTTTTGGAAATCAAATCCACATACCTGACAAGACAGTGTTCCGTGTTTGCTCAGCCATCTATCCTTCAGTTTCCGGACCAGACGAACATTTCGTTCTCGCATCTTATGCAAACGATAAATCATCCGTCCTTCCGGGAACGTCTCCTCCTCCACGATTGCATCACGCAGAGCCGGTTCCGGTGGATTATTTGCCGTTTCCGTAATTATCTTTGCCAGCTTCGCCAAGAGAACTTTGTTTCCGGAAAACTCCTTTCACACATCACGCTCGGCTCGTCCCCCATGGGTCAATCCCTTCCCATGGTATTCTGGATCAATCGCCAAGAAATTCTGAAGCTTGAGGTGCACAGCACTTGCGGAACGGCAGTTCTCGTTTCTGATAGCAGGCGGGTGAATTGGCAAGCTGCGCAGTATGCCACTAAGAGCAATTATCTCGGGATGGCGCATGTCGACCCGAGCCCCCACCCGAAAGTAGAGGTCCAGGGCCAAGATCAATTCGTCGCGCTCCCAAGGTGGACTGTGGACCATAACTTCTTCACCACGCTGTCGAACTATAAACCTTCCTTGAAGCGAGGCGTTCGCGTTCGTGGACAAATAATCCAGCGTCAGCCTCGGCGAAGGACTCCGCAAATGCCTGAGCCATCAACGGAGGTACCGCATTACCGATCAGTCCGAACGATGCGACCATCGACAGACCTTCGAACCTGAACCAGTCGGGAAAACTCTGGAGCCTTGCGGCTTCCCGCACCGTGATTGTCCGGGGCTGGCTGTAATGAATGAACTTGTAGCAGTCTTTCTGGAGATGGGCGGTCACCGTCCAGGCTGGCCGTTCAGGATCCAGCTTGTGGAGCTTGTCCTTGAATTTGTCCGTGGAATACTTGATGAGCTTGTGGCGCGGGTTGATTTCCCGTATGGCTTTCTGCACGTCCGGATCGGCGAACCGCGCCCCGGGCTTCATGCGTGCAAAAAGGGCCACGTCATCGGGGTTGTGCCACCGGCAGATATGGTCGAACAGGCGACCGCGAAGTTCCCTCGGCTTACCGGCGCGCATGAGGCGCTGGTAGGCGGTTGCAGGGGACGACGAATACCGCATCTCCCGTTCCCGATGCCCGTGAGGGACCTCGGGCAGGTCATCAAGGGCAGCTGACACCGTAACCGTCGGCTTCTCTTTCGGCGGTTCCCAGCCTTCGATTCCGAGATCCTCGCGGTAACCGACGAGAACGAATCGACGGCGATCCTGGGGCACGCCGTATTTCGAGGCGAGGTAGTTATTGTGGATGAGCCTGTATTTCATGGGACGGCCGTCATCATCGTGCAGATTCTCGAAGCGGTTGATGATGGCCTCGAATGTTTCGTGGCTACGGATAGTCGGGACATTCTCGAAAAGGAACCAGCGTGGCGCGAGCACCTCCAGGAACAGGGCATAGACCTCGAAGAGCATGGTTCTCTCGCGGTTCTTCTTCCTCCAGTAGACCTTGAGGTCACCGCCCGATTCCATAAGGGCACGTATCTTGTTGCGGCCCACAACCGAGAAGCTCTGGCAAGGCGGGCCACCGATGAGCACGTCACACGATGCCGGCTCAACCCCGTGGCGGCTGAGAAAAGCACGCACGTCATCGGTGGAAGAGAGTCTGCTCAGGTCTTCCTGGACGGCGCCTCTATCGGAGTCCCCTTTCAGGTTCAGGTTGTAGCAATGGACGGAATTTGGATCCTGGTCGACAGCAAGAAGGCACCGGTAACCGGCCTGGAGAAAGCCCAGGGAAAGGCCTCCGCACCCGGAGAACAAGTCGATGAAAGTGGGCTTATGCTCCCCGTTCATACAACAGCTCTCCTTGCGACAGGGTTCTCTTCGAGCAACTCAGGTACCATGCTGACATGCGCTTATCCCAGAGACGCAACTCCACGAATTGCTCCCAGTGGAACAAATACAACCGTTCAAGGGACAGCGAATTATTCAGTTTGACTACGAGGAGGTATTCAAACAGTTGTTTGTTTTCATCGGAGGGGTCGGGATATATGGTTCCCGTTTTCTTGGCCCTCATTATGGTCTTGATGGAATATCTGTCCCCGTTTCTCGATAACGCATCCACGTTCTTGGTCCCTGTGGGTGCATGCTGCAGATTTGGAAGCCCAGGAGTACT
The Dissulfurirhabdus thermomarina DNA segment above includes these coding regions:
- a CDS encoding DNA cytosine methyltransferase, producing the protein MNGEHKPTFIDLFSGCGGLSLGFLQAGYRCLLAVDQDPNSVHCYNLNLKGDSDRGAVQEDLSRLSSTDDVRAFLSRHGVEPASCDVLIGGPPCQSFSVVGRNKIRALMESGGDLKVYWRKKNRERTMLFEVYALFLEVLAPRWFLFENVPTIRSHETFEAIINRFENLHDDDGRPMKYRLIHNNYLASKYGVPQDRRRFVLVGYREDLGIEGWEPPKEKPTVTVSAALDDLPEVPHGHREREMRYSSSPATAYQRLMRAGKPRELRGRLFDHICRWHNPDDVALFARMKPGARFADPDVQKAIREINPRHKLIKYSTDKFKDKLHKLDPERPAWTVTAHLQKDCYKFIHYSQPRTITVREAARLQSFPDWFRFEGLSMVASFGLIGNAVPPLMAQAFAESFAEADAGLFVHERERLASRKVYSSTAW
- a CDS encoding HNH endonuclease, with amino-acid sequence MIYRLHKMRERNVRLVRKLKDRWLSKHGTLSCQVCGFDFQKTYGELGRGYIECHHNIPVSELSAESRTRLGDLALVCPNCHRMLHRKRPWISVASLSEIVARQRGGGQ
- the drmB gene encoding DUF1998 domain-containing protein, giving the protein MSTIGDIRPSQIITTFGPGSIVDLRTLSVIIAGLDYWNPLDEELIDEPRLLRALGKHAFYRPASRVDHRGRPVGGVPTIIFPAWLVCPRCGRLAPWQEFVWEQKRQRFLCKETRCPGKGNAVAFPSRFIVACANGHLDDFPWLTCVHGGQAQDCQGPLKLVDRGLSGSISDLLVVCEGCGARRPMGHAFGEQRAAAIGPCTARRPWLGTDDVDPDGCDAEPRPLLRGASNAWFPVLRSALSIPPWVNPVQEAVGKYERHMIRLDSLEKVEMFLELGNYPELERFTAEEIWSALQERRNRTLRTVTDLLWEEWLAFRQPSAGTGKTEFETRQVDLPPGLEPWLARVVQATRLREVRAILGFTRIDALGEPGDDSAAEIKIAPLSRRPMDWLPAVETKGEGIFIEFHEDALRTWENRDDVKTLSGNLSRIYALWRKERGLPDAAFPGIRYVLLHSIAHMLIRQLSLDCGYSASSIRERIYCSSNPDKPMAGILLYTAVADSEGSLGGLVELGEPDRFGPLMRAALRGATVCSSDPLCAEHRAEEHGILNGAACHACLMVSETSCERGNRLLDRNLVVPTFAGSSLAFFPESLCGSPDGGPDS
- the drmA gene encoding DISARM system helicase DrmA encodes the protein MTVEEARQRIVELLGLELLGPVGGETEELSEAPTSRYLLGMLAPVGTGIDPEEDDDVETLEEDEETGEAERGAPLGQSLNPSSIGMSFLVSEEVQGIRVKARWGKYSRIGKEEGGSTTGKWKRAPVSFEATINVSTAGGRHRIECPDEPGVCIEWIVHEQKGFRAVSVFLVNRKEVPDTRGRKDDYWLFQPVLEVTGTEEGSHPFLARHLDVGRMGDADAASNALLFRNTLEFAVGHGVAVEWNHVDSGRAGLLRTALIPSAEVPRVVSLEAGGDANLFMEDLAKAESGSAISEMLMPLIEGYEEWIEQNEARIAGLPGHYQATGREHLRSCREAVERMKAGLELIRENAMVLEAFKFANEAMYLQRIHSTRAVASRETGGDLPGHTPRPEWRPFQMGFILLNIRGIVDPSHEDRRITDLLWFPTGGGKTEAYLGLAAFVFALRRLRGDVEGMRSDAGTAVLMRYTLRLLTVQQFQRASTLVCACEIIRRRDPERWGKEPFRIGLWVGRGTTPNSFKDSEIALSDLARNNAATTGNPVQLVSCPWCGNTITHRNFRADRSVERTLVGCGNPECDFTFRNSSGEGLPVVVVDEEIYRLVPSLVIATVDKFARMPWKGETQALFGNVDRYCPRHGFLSPAEPHPGQHNAVRGLEAVKVEPSSGLLPPELIIQDELHLISGPLGTLVGLYETAVDWLCSWRSGDLVVRPKVVASTATIRRATEQVKNLFNRQLRVFPPPGLDADDSYFSKAQPLENASGRLYLGIFSPGKSMKTALVRVYAVLLAAARTVFKENPEASDPYMTLVGYFNSLRELGGALRLVEDDVRSRLKLLNTYGFERRLIYETRELTSRIDSSEIPFLLGRLELPFQPERSSPYPIDVLLATNMISVGVDVDRLGLMVVAGQPKTTSEYIQATSRVGRRYPGLIVTVYKWSRPRDISHYERFGIYHATLYRHVEATSVTPFSSRARDRGLHGAMVAMCRLGVPGMEQEDGAGRLSRSSPEVAAIVETILSRVRDLDPGRSDLQEAVRRELDAILDEWVGAIGRGNLRYSWENPYRKPPEGSAMLLQPAGSEGDGLWQTPTSLREVEPGAALYLLEE